From Herbiconiux flava, one genomic window encodes:
- the dapD gene encoding 2,3,4,5-tetrahydropyridine-2,6-dicarboxylate N-succinyltransferase, translating into MPEEVLNPTHAWGHGLATIAADGTVLDTWYPSPALGSPPEAATLHAPADLVAHAVPDARRDVSVEIVAEVIELDAPPRSTPDAYLRLHLLSHLLVAPNTINLDGIFGHLPIVVWTNAGPVHPDAFDRLRPALQRAGIQAYGVDKFPRMLDYVTPPKVRIADASRVRLGAHLAPGTTVMHEGFVNFNAGTVGTSMVEGRISQGVVVGDGSDIGGGASIMGTLSGGGTQRVSIGRRALLGANAGIGISIGDDSVVEAGLYVTAGTKVVLIDGDDENRIVKAVALSGVPNLLFRRNSLTGAVEATARSGSGVTLNPTLHA; encoded by the coding sequence ATGCCTGAAGAAGTACTGAACCCCACCCACGCCTGGGGCCACGGACTCGCCACCATCGCGGCCGACGGCACCGTGCTCGACACCTGGTACCCGTCGCCCGCCCTGGGCTCCCCGCCCGAGGCCGCCACGCTGCACGCGCCCGCCGATCTGGTCGCGCACGCGGTTCCGGATGCCCGCCGCGACGTCTCGGTCGAGATCGTCGCCGAGGTCATCGAACTCGACGCCCCGCCCCGCTCGACGCCGGACGCCTACCTCCGCCTCCACCTGCTCTCGCACCTGCTCGTCGCGCCGAACACGATCAACCTCGACGGCATCTTCGGCCATCTGCCGATCGTCGTGTGGACGAACGCCGGCCCCGTGCATCCCGACGCCTTCGACCGGCTGCGGCCCGCCCTGCAGCGCGCGGGCATCCAGGCCTACGGCGTCGACAAGTTCCCGCGGATGCTCGACTACGTCACCCCGCCCAAGGTGCGCATCGCCGACGCCTCGCGGGTGCGCCTCGGCGCGCACCTCGCGCCGGGCACCACCGTGATGCACGAGGGCTTCGTGAACTTCAACGCCGGAACCGTCGGCACCTCCATGGTGGAGGGCCGCATCTCGCAGGGCGTCGTCGTGGGCGACGGCTCGGACATCGGCGGCGGCGCCTCGATCATGGGCACGCTCTCGGGCGGGGGCACCCAGCGCGTCTCGATCGGACGGCGCGCCCTCCTCGGCGCGAACGCCGGCATCGGCATCTCGATCGGCGACGACTCGGTCGTGGAGGCCGGTCTCTACGTCACGGCCGGCACCAAGGTGGTGCTGATCGACGGCGACGACGAGAACCGCATCGTGAAGGCGGTCGCGCTCTCGGGCGTCCCCAACCTGCTCTTCCGCCGCAACTCCCTCACGGGCGCCGTCGAGGCGACCGCCCGCTCGGGCTCCGGAGTGACCCTCAACCCCACCCTCCACGCCTAG
- a CDS encoding DUF1003 domain-containing protein: MAGRNSKPQNPLDAPKGRRTSVIPRRPVASRDRFGRATEAIARAMGTPFFLIGLTLFCVVWIVFNSIGPEDLRFDSAAIGFTALTLILSLQASYAAPLILLAQNRQDDRDRVQFEQDRQRAERNLADTEYLAREVVALRLAMQDMASKEFIRAELRSLLEELDRGRDDVPDAPPAGSARSRSGRGTPTGSLPVVKP, from the coding sequence ATGGCCGGTCGTAACAGCAAGCCCCAGAACCCGCTCGACGCACCCAAGGGCCGTCGCACGAGCGTCATCCCCCGCCGCCCGGTGGCCTCCCGCGACCGCTTCGGCCGCGCCACCGAGGCGATCGCGCGCGCGATGGGCACCCCGTTCTTCCTGATCGGACTGACGCTGTTCTGCGTCGTCTGGATCGTGTTCAACTCCATCGGCCCCGAAGACCTGCGGTTCGACTCGGCGGCCATCGGCTTCACGGCCCTGACCCTCATCCTGTCGCTGCAGGCCTCGTACGCCGCCCCGCTCATCCTGCTCGCGCAGAACCGGCAGGACGACCGCGACCGCGTGCAGTTCGAGCAGGACCGTCAGCGCGCCGAGCGCAACCTCGCCGACACCGAGTACCTGGCCCGCGAGGTCGTGGCCCTGCGCCTCGCGATGCAGGACATGGCGAGCAAGGAGTTCATCCGCGCCGAGCTGCGCTCGCTGCTGGAGGAGCTCGATCGGGGTCGTGACGATGTTCCGGATGCTCCCCCCGCCGGCTCGGCCCGCAGCCGTTCGGGCCGCGGCACCCCGACCGGCTCGCTGCCGGTCGTCAAGCCGTGA
- a CDS encoding mannosyltransferase family protein: MAVRPRVSSEPAPLVVCVDDEQMTDARRRTLWARTPWWAKVLGVFALSRVVTTIIVLLFARAQGPNPWTGANPPYLSYAAIWDGNWYKIISFYGYPSVLPVTADGHVGESAWAFMPGYPFLVSGLRALTGTTWEFVAVTVSVLCAAATAVVFYRLMNHVLQDARAALFAVVLFCVAPLSPLLQFAYAESMSLLLLVSALYLVVTRRYGWVFPIVALMALTRPSGLAFALFVVLHVGYRFLTRGREPFPLRERVTASALAVFSGVMGLAWLVIAGVVTGSPTAYTDTELAWRAAYIGYGELVPFTAWFESGVWWLGAPWGPIVVVLLIVGFAVFLFLPPVKRLGVDLRFWLASYALYLLAVFFPQSSTFRLLMPLFPALGALALPRSPVYRVLIVLVAIAGQVGWMAIGWGVDGRDWTPP; encoded by the coding sequence GTGGCTGTCCGGCCGCGGGTGAGCTCCGAGCCCGCTCCGCTCGTCGTGTGCGTCGACGACGAGCAGATGACGGATGCCCGCCGCCGCACCCTCTGGGCCAGAACCCCGTGGTGGGCGAAGGTGCTCGGGGTGTTCGCGCTGTCGCGGGTCGTCACCACGATCATCGTGCTGCTGTTCGCGCGGGCCCAGGGCCCCAACCCGTGGACGGGCGCGAACCCGCCCTACCTCAGCTACGCCGCCATCTGGGACGGCAACTGGTACAAGATCATCTCGTTCTACGGCTACCCCTCGGTGCTGCCCGTCACCGCCGACGGCCACGTGGGCGAGAGCGCCTGGGCGTTCATGCCGGGCTACCCCTTCCTCGTCTCGGGCCTGCGCGCGCTGACCGGCACCACCTGGGAGTTCGTCGCCGTCACCGTCTCGGTGCTCTGCGCCGCGGCCACCGCCGTGGTCTTCTACCGCCTGATGAACCACGTGCTCCAGGATGCGCGAGCGGCCCTCTTCGCGGTCGTGCTGTTCTGCGTGGCTCCGCTCTCGCCGCTGCTGCAGTTCGCCTACGCCGAGTCGATGAGCCTGCTGCTCCTCGTCAGCGCCCTGTACCTCGTGGTCACCCGGAGGTACGGCTGGGTGTTCCCGATCGTCGCCCTGATGGCGCTGACGCGGCCCTCGGGGCTCGCGTTCGCGCTGTTCGTCGTGCTGCACGTCGGGTACCGGTTCCTGACCCGCGGGCGCGAGCCGTTCCCGCTCCGCGAGCGGGTGACGGCATCCGCTCTCGCCGTGTTCAGCGGGGTGATGGGGCTGGCCTGGCTCGTGATCGCGGGCGTCGTCACCGGGTCGCCGACCGCGTACACCGACACCGAGCTGGCGTGGCGGGCCGCGTACATCGGCTACGGCGAGCTCGTGCCGTTCACCGCGTGGTTCGAGAGCGGTGTCTGGTGGCTCGGCGCGCCGTGGGGGCCGATCGTCGTGGTGCTGCTGATCGTGGGATTCGCGGTGTTCCTGTTCCTGCCGCCGGTGAAGCGGCTCGGGGTCGACCTGCGGTTCTGGCTGGCGAGCTACGCGCTGTACCTGCTGGCGGTGTTCTTCCCGCAGTCGAGCACGTTCCGGCTGCTCATGCCGCTGTTCCCGGCGCTCGGGGCGCTCGCGCTGCCGCGCTCGCCCGTGTACCGGGTGCTGATCGTGCTCGTGGCGATCGCGGGGCAGGTCGGCTGGATGGCGATCGGCTGGGGCGTCGACGGGCGGGACTGGACGCCGCCGTGA
- a CDS encoding P-loop NTPase — protein sequence MATAVRTALARVIDPEIRKPITELDMVGGVQVDAAGLASVDLKLTIVGCPAASTIERDVRQAAAGVPGVRAVDVAVSVMTKEERQALTEKLRGPGGPRTMPFGPGSLTRVYAVTSGKGGVGKSTLTANLAVALAARGLAVGLVDADVYGFSIPGILGLVDEHGVAARPTRVDDMILPPVAHGVKVISIGMFIDPEQSSATGGAVAWRGPMLHRTITQFLTDVYFGDLDVLLLDLPPGTGDVAISIGQLLPNAEVIVLTTPQPAAADVAERSGLVAMQTGQHVYGVIENMAGYAAPDGTVVDLFGAGGGAEVARRLSDRQQAATAARTAAGATGAHATHDGAVPLLASVPISVALRSGGDAGAPVVLAHPTDPAAVAIASVADRIARRGRGLAGRKLGLAPA from the coding sequence CTGGCGACCGCCGTGCGCACCGCCCTCGCCCGCGTCATCGACCCGGAGATCCGCAAGCCCATCACCGAGCTCGACATGGTCGGCGGTGTGCAGGTCGACGCGGCCGGCCTCGCCTCGGTCGACCTGAAGCTCACGATCGTCGGATGCCCGGCCGCTTCCACCATCGAACGCGACGTCCGCCAGGCCGCCGCCGGCGTGCCCGGCGTCCGGGCGGTCGACGTGGCGGTCTCGGTCATGACCAAGGAGGAGCGACAGGCCCTCACCGAGAAGCTCCGCGGACCCGGCGGCCCGCGCACCATGCCCTTCGGCCCCGGCTCGCTCACCCGCGTCTACGCCGTCACGAGCGGCAAGGGCGGCGTCGGCAAGTCGACGCTGACCGCCAATCTCGCGGTCGCCCTCGCCGCGCGCGGGCTGGCGGTGGGGCTGGTCGACGCCGACGTGTACGGGTTCTCGATCCCGGGCATCCTGGGCCTCGTCGACGAGCACGGGGTCGCGGCCCGGCCGACGCGGGTCGACGACATGATCCTGCCGCCGGTCGCGCACGGCGTGAAGGTCATCTCCATCGGGATGTTCATCGACCCCGAGCAGAGCTCGGCCACGGGCGGCGCCGTCGCCTGGCGGGGGCCGATGCTGCACCGCACGATCACGCAGTTCCTCACCGACGTCTACTTCGGCGACCTCGACGTGCTGCTGCTCGACCTGCCGCCCGGCACCGGCGACGTCGCCATCTCGATCGGACAGCTGCTGCCGAACGCCGAGGTGATCGTGCTGACGACCCCGCAGCCGGCCGCCGCCGACGTGGCCGAGCGCTCGGGCCTCGTGGCGATGCAGACCGGGCAGCACGTCTACGGCGTGATCGAGAACATGGCGGGCTACGCCGCACCCGACGGCACCGTCGTCGACCTCTTCGGCGCGGGCGGCGGCGCCGAGGTCGCCCGCCGCCTCTCCGACCGCCAGCAGGCGGCCACGGCGGCCCGCACCGCCGCTGGCGCCACCGGCGCACACGCCACCCACGACGGGGCCGTGCCCCTGCTGGCGTCGGTGCCGATCAGCGTCGCCCTCCGCTCCGGCGGAGACGCCGGGGCGCCGGTGGTGCTGGCGCATCCCACCGACCCGGCCGCCGTGGCGATCGCGTCGGTCGCCGACCGCATCGCCCGCCGCGGCCGCGGTCTCGCGGGCCGCAAGCTGGGGCTCGCCCCGGCATGA
- a CDS encoding O-methyltransferase: protein MTKEASWKFADDIVVETTQIVAARTHAAEVGVESVSPAIGSQLAVIAAAARAKSIVEIGTGLGVSALWMLRGAPDATITSIDTELEHQQVARAALLDAKVPANRIRLITGTAGDVLPRLNESSYDLVLVDADPASVIEYVEHGLRLVRQGGTVLVPHALWKDKVADPAQRGDTVGDFRTLIAELSGSDAVLVALSPAGDGLLQVTKIVE, encoded by the coding sequence GTGACTAAAGAAGCCAGCTGGAAGTTCGCCGACGACATCGTCGTCGAGACGACGCAGATCGTCGCCGCGCGCACGCACGCGGCCGAGGTGGGGGTCGAATCCGTCTCCCCGGCGATCGGCAGCCAGCTGGCCGTGATCGCCGCGGCGGCCCGCGCGAAGTCGATCGTCGAGATCGGCACGGGGCTCGGCGTGTCCGCCCTGTGGATGCTCCGCGGAGCCCCCGACGCCACCATCACCTCGATCGACACCGAGCTCGAGCACCAGCAGGTGGCCCGGGCGGCGCTGCTCGACGCGAAGGTACCGGCCAACCGCATCCGTCTCATCACCGGCACGGCGGGTGACGTGCTGCCCCGCCTGAACGAGAGCTCCTACGACCTCGTGCTCGTCGACGCCGACCCGGCCTCGGTGATCGAGTACGTCGAGCACGGACTGCGCCTGGTGCGCCAGGGCGGCACGGTGCTCGTGCCGCACGCGCTCTGGAAGGACAAGGTCGCCGACCCCGCCCAGCGCGGCGACACGGTGGGCGACTTCCGCACGCTGATCGCCGAGCTCTCGGGCTCGGACGCCGTGCTCGTGGCGCTCTCGCCCGCCGGCGACGGCCTGCTCCAGGTCACGAAGATCGTCGAGTAG
- a CDS encoding magnesium transporter MgtE N-terminal domain-containing protein gives MSATRVFVARLAGCTVFDPAGDRLGKVRDVLVVYRKSDPPRVVGLIVEIPGRRHVFVSIGRVTSISSGQIITTGLINVRRFEQRGGEVRVIAEMLGRTVVFADGTGQATVEDVAIEEHGPGEWAIVQLFVRRPKTSASLFAKGATVYASWNDVREKTSLGQPQSAEQLIATYSELKPADLASTLLDLPQARMLEVAEELSDDRLADVLEEMPESEQVEILAQLDDDRAADVLDQMQPDDAADLIAQLSEERGEHLLELMQPEEADDVRMLLAYAPDTAGGLMTTEPIIVSADATVAEGLALIRRHELAPALGAAICVTLPPYEPPTGRFLGVVHFQRMLRYPPHERLGTILDQGLEPVTADTSAAVVSRILASYNLVSVPVVDDNHRLVGVVTIDDVLDYLLPDDWRSNDSDPDTPRVPDRTLSRAQAIAPRLTTRGRRTSYGRS, from the coding sequence GTGAGTGCCACCAGAGTCTTCGTCGCCCGGTTGGCGGGGTGCACCGTCTTCGACCCCGCCGGCGACCGTCTCGGCAAGGTGCGGGACGTGCTCGTGGTGTACCGCAAGAGCGATCCGCCGCGGGTTGTCGGGCTGATCGTCGAGATCCCCGGCCGGCGCCACGTCTTCGTCTCGATCGGCCGCGTCACGAGCATCTCGAGCGGCCAGATCATCACCACCGGGCTGATCAACGTGCGCCGCTTCGAGCAGCGCGGCGGCGAGGTGCGCGTCATCGCCGAGATGCTCGGCCGCACCGTCGTCTTCGCCGACGGCACCGGGCAGGCCACCGTCGAGGACGTCGCGATCGAGGAGCACGGCCCCGGCGAGTGGGCGATCGTTCAGCTCTTCGTGCGCCGACCGAAGACGAGCGCCAGCCTCTTCGCCAAGGGCGCCACCGTCTACGCCAGCTGGAACGACGTGCGCGAGAAGACCTCCCTGGGCCAGCCGCAGTCGGCGGAGCAGCTGATCGCGACCTACAGCGAGCTGAAGCCCGCCGACCTCGCCAGCACCCTGCTCGACTTGCCGCAGGCGCGCATGCTCGAGGTCGCCGAGGAGCTCTCCGACGACCGCCTCGCGGACGTGCTCGAGGAGATGCCCGAGAGCGAGCAGGTCGAGATCCTCGCCCAGCTCGACGACGACCGCGCCGCCGACGTGCTCGACCAGATGCAGCCCGACGACGCGGCCGACCTGATCGCGCAGCTCTCCGAGGAGCGCGGCGAGCACCTGCTCGAGCTCATGCAGCCCGAGGAGGCCGACGACGTGCGCATGCTGCTCGCCTACGCCCCCGACACCGCCGGTGGCCTGATGACCACCGAGCCCATCATCGTCAGCGCCGACGCCACGGTGGCCGAGGGCCTCGCGCTGATCCGCCGGCACGAGCTCGCGCCGGCGCTCGGTGCCGCCATCTGCGTCACCCTGCCGCCCTATGAGCCGCCGACCGGCCGCTTCCTCGGCGTCGTGCACTTCCAGCGCATGCTGCGCTACCCGCCGCACGAGCGCCTCGGCACCATCCTCGACCAGGGGCTCGAGCCCGTCACGGCCGACACCAGCGCGGCCGTCGTGTCGCGCATCCTGGCCAGCTACAACCTGGTCTCCGTTCCGGTTGTCGACGACAACCACCGCCTGGTCGGGGTGGTGACCATTGACGACGTCCTCGACTACCTCTTGCCCGACGACTGGCGAAGTAACGACAGCGACCCCGACACCCCCCGGGTGCCGGATCGCACACTCTCGCGAGCGCAGGCCATAGCCCCGCGCTTGACCACCCGCGGAAGGAGGACCTCGTATGGCCGGTCGTAA
- a CDS encoding general stress protein: MSDRSSSTGRGLPRFPSIPRGEVVATFDSYDDAQKAVDTLSKAEFPVKEVSIIGNDLVSVERVTGTLSYGRAAGTGALSGLWIGLFFGLLLTLLSPSASTLLFIGAAALIGAGFGMFFNIAVYSLNRRRRDFTSVMQVVATSYSVLTTGELANRARNLLGQD, translated from the coding sequence GTGAGTGATCGATCCTCGTCCACCGGCCGCGGGCTGCCGCGCTTCCCGTCGATCCCGCGCGGGGAGGTGGTCGCCACCTTCGACAGCTACGACGACGCGCAGAAGGCGGTGGACACGCTCTCGAAGGCGGAGTTCCCGGTGAAGGAGGTGTCGATCATCGGCAACGACCTGGTGAGCGTCGAGCGGGTGACGGGCACGCTGAGCTACGGGCGCGCCGCGGGCACGGGCGCCCTGTCGGGCCTGTGGATCGGGCTGTTCTTCGGTCTGCTGCTGACCCTGCTGTCCCCGAGCGCCTCGACACTGCTGTTCATCGGCGCCGCGGCCCTCATCGGCGCCGGCTTCGGCATGTTCTTCAACATCGCCGTCTACAGCCTGAACCGCCGCCGCCGCGACTTCACCTCGGTGATGCAGGTGGTCGCGACGTCGTACTCGGTGCTCACGACGGGCGAGCTGGCGAACCGCGCCCGCAACCTCCTCGGCCAGGACTAG
- the dapE gene encoding succinyl-diaminopimelate desuccinylase, translating to MSRFDPAHPVFDLSESSTVLTQQICDVESVSGDETLLADAIVASLAGADHLEIIRDGDTIVARTNLGRAQRVVIAGHIDTVPLNDNLPTRYETLDGEEYLWGRGTVDMKAGVAVQLKLAAELTEPVVDITWMWYDHEEVSNELNGLTRLAANRPDLFAGDFAILGEPTNSQIEGGCNGNLRAEIRAYGLRAHSARSWVGDNAIHKAAAILAILDSYEAPEVEVDGLVYREGLNAVGISGGVAGNIIPDEVMVHVNYRFAPSRSGDEAVAHIRELFAGYDVKIVDLAVGARPGLDAPLAQRFLAAVGGEAKPKYGWTDVARFSAMGVPAVNYGPGDPMKAHADDERVRVSQIEDCEAGLRSWLSGRG from the coding sequence ATGTCTCGTTTCGACCCCGCGCATCCGGTCTTCGACCTCTCCGAATCATCGACCGTGCTGACGCAGCAGATCTGCGACGTCGAATCGGTGTCGGGTGACGAGACGCTGCTCGCCGACGCGATCGTCGCGTCGCTCGCCGGTGCCGACCACCTGGAGATCATCCGGGACGGCGACACGATCGTCGCACGCACGAACCTCGGGCGGGCGCAGCGGGTCGTGATCGCGGGGCACATCGACACGGTGCCGCTGAACGACAACCTGCCGACCCGCTACGAGACCCTCGACGGCGAGGAGTACCTCTGGGGCCGCGGCACGGTCGACATGAAGGCCGGCGTCGCGGTGCAGCTGAAGCTCGCGGCCGAGCTGACCGAGCCCGTCGTCGACATCACCTGGATGTGGTACGACCACGAGGAGGTCTCGAACGAGCTCAACGGGCTGACTCGGCTCGCCGCGAACCGGCCCGACCTCTTCGCGGGCGACTTCGCCATCCTGGGGGAGCCGACGAACTCGCAGATCGAGGGCGGGTGCAACGGCAACCTGCGGGCGGAGATCCGCGCGTACGGGCTGCGGGCGCACTCGGCGCGCAGCTGGGTGGGCGACAACGCGATCCACAAGGCGGCGGCGATCCTGGCGATCCTCGACTCCTACGAGGCACCCGAGGTCGAGGTCGACGGGCTGGTCTACCGCGAGGGGCTGAACGCGGTGGGCATCTCGGGCGGGGTGGCGGGGAACATCATCCCCGACGAGGTGATGGTGCACGTGAATTACCGGTTCGCGCCGTCGCGCAGTGGGGACGAGGCGGTGGCGCACATCCGTGAACTGTTCGCGGGGTACGACGTGAAGATCGTCGACCTCGCGGTCGGGGCGCGGCCCGGGCTGGACGCTCCGCTGGCGCAGCGCTTCCTGGCCGCCGTGGGCGGGGAGGCGAAGCCGAAGTACGGGTGGACCGATGTGGCGCGATTCTCGGCCATGGGCGTTCCGGCCGTCAACTACGGGCCCGGCGACCCGATGAAGGCGCACGCCGACGACGAGCGCGTGCGCGTGTCGCAGATCGAGGACTGCGAGGCGGGGCTGCGGTCGTGGCTGTCCGGCCGCGGGTGA
- a CDS encoding aminopeptidase P family protein, translating into MADTTAPSTADHSVTEAPKPRATSNRSTTPASDTFRDYIGSQWADREEVLPPAREQAPFAAERRRRLSEAYTGKRLVVASGAAKQRSNDTDYPYRAHSAFSYLAGWGSDSEPGSFLVFEPADAGHDVTLYFRERAGRDSDEFYANPEIGEFWIGPRPSLAQVASDLGVATAGIAGFEDVLFDASTLVVREAAPELPAGAGEEADADFHRFLSEMRLVKDEYEIEQMRLAIAATARGFDDVIADFPRSSQHERGERLVEGVFNTRARLDGNTVGYDTIAASGPHACILHWTRNDGPVLPGDLILLDAGVELDSYYTADITRTIPVDGRFTEVQRKVYEAVREAADAAFAIVRPGIRFREIHATAMGVIARRTAEWGLLPVSAEEALEADNQQHRRYMVHGTSHHLGIDVHDCAKARREMYLDGVLEPGMVFTIEPGLYFQPDDLTVPEEFRGIGVRIEDDILVTADGAENLSIGLPRTADEVEAWYARQNPSA; encoded by the coding sequence ATGGCAGACACCACCGCACCCAGCACCGCCGACCACTCCGTCACCGAGGCGCCGAAGCCGCGCGCCACGAGCAACCGGTCGACGACCCCGGCGTCCGACACGTTCCGCGACTACATCGGCAGCCAGTGGGCCGACCGCGAGGAGGTGCTGCCGCCCGCGCGCGAGCAGGCGCCGTTCGCGGCCGAGCGCCGCCGCCGCCTCTCCGAGGCCTACACCGGCAAGCGCCTCGTCGTCGCCTCGGGTGCCGCCAAGCAGCGCTCGAACGACACCGACTACCCCTACCGGGCGCACTCCGCGTTCTCCTACCTCGCGGGCTGGGGCTCCGACAGCGAGCCGGGCTCGTTCCTCGTCTTCGAGCCGGCGGATGCGGGTCACGACGTCACCCTCTACTTCCGTGAGCGCGCGGGCCGCGACTCCGACGAGTTCTACGCCAACCCCGAGATCGGGGAGTTCTGGATCGGGCCGCGCCCCTCGCTCGCCCAGGTCGCGAGCGACCTCGGCGTGGCCACCGCGGGCATCGCCGGGTTCGAGGACGTGCTGTTCGACGCCTCCACGCTGGTGGTGCGCGAAGCGGCCCCCGAGCTGCCGGCGGGTGCCGGCGAGGAGGCCGACGCCGACTTCCACCGCTTCCTCTCCGAGATGCGCCTGGTGAAGGACGAGTACGAGATCGAGCAGATGCGGCTCGCCATCGCCGCCACCGCCCGGGGCTTCGACGACGTCATCGCCGACTTCCCGCGCAGCTCGCAGCACGAGCGCGGCGAGCGCCTGGTCGAGGGCGTGTTCAACACCCGCGCGCGGCTCGACGGCAACACCGTGGGCTACGACACGATCGCCGCCTCGGGTCCGCACGCCTGCATCCTGCACTGGACACGCAACGACGGGCCGGTGCTGCCGGGTGACCTCATCCTGCTCGACGCGGGGGTCGAGCTCGACAGCTACTACACGGCCGACATCACCCGCACCATCCCGGTCGACGGGCGCTTCACCGAGGTGCAGCGGAAGGTCTACGAGGCGGTGCGCGAGGCGGCCGACGCCGCGTTCGCGATCGTGCGGCCGGGCATCAGGTTCCGCGAGATCCACGCGACGGCGATGGGGGTCATCGCCCGGCGCACCGCCGAGTGGGGGCTGCTGCCGGTCAGCGCCGAGGAGGCGCTGGAGGCCGACAACCAGCAGCACCGCCGCTACATGGTGCACGGCACGAGCCACCACCTGGGCATCGACGTGCACGACTGCGCGAAGGCCCGCCGCGAGATGTACCTCGACGGCGTGCTCGAGCCGGGAATGGTCTTCACCATCGAGCCGGGTCTCTACTTCCAGCCCGACGACCTCACGGTGCCCGAGGAGTTCCGCGGCATCGGCGTGCGCATCGAGGACGACATCCTGGTCACGGCCGACGGCGCCGAGAACCTCTCGATCGGGCTCCCCCGCACGGCCGACGAGGTCGAGGCCTGGTACGCGCGCCAGAACCCGTCGGCCTGA
- a CDS encoding DUF3117 domain-containing protein encodes MAAMKPRTGDGPMEAVKEGRLIIVRVPLEGGGRLVVSVNDAEAKELHDALAGVVNPA; translated from the coding sequence ATGGCCGCCATGAAACCGAGGACCGGAGACGGGCCTATGGAGGCAGTGAAAGAAGGACGCCTCATCATCGTGCGAGTGCCGCTGGAGGGCGGGGGTCGCCTGGTCGTCTCCGTCAACGACGCGGAAGCGAAGGAGCTCCACGACGCACTTGCTGGCGTGGTCAATCCCGCCTAG
- a CDS encoding PHP domain-containing protein, whose protein sequence is MSPDRLFRAPIDLHTHSRVSDGTESPAILVRAAAEAGLGTVALTDHDSTAGWSEASGAAVENGVTLIPGMELSTRLDWSSVHMLAYLFDPNNAKLVAETARIREARLHRAEEMVARIGRDYDVGWDDVLAQTTPGATVGRPHIADALVARGLAETRSEAFAGILHWRAGYYQPHYAPDPLLAVELVVAAGGVPVIAHPATVSRADVALDDRMGDLVDAGLFGLEVDHRENTVEGRARLLRLADRYGLALTGSSDYHGEGKPNRLGENTTRPEVLDRLIARATGWSPVYA, encoded by the coding sequence ATGTCTCCCGATCGGCTGTTCCGCGCGCCGATCGACCTGCACACGCACAGCCGCGTGAGCGACGGCACCGAGTCGCCGGCCATCCTGGTGCGGGCCGCGGCCGAGGCGGGCCTCGGCACCGTCGCGCTGACCGACCACGACTCCACCGCGGGCTGGTCGGAGGCCAGTGGTGCGGCCGTCGAGAACGGTGTGACGCTCATCCCGGGCATGGAGCTCAGCACCCGGCTCGACTGGTCGAGCGTGCACATGCTGGCCTACCTCTTCGACCCGAACAACGCCAAGCTCGTGGCCGAGACGGCCCGCATCCGCGAAGCCAGGCTGCACCGCGCCGAGGAGATGGTCGCCCGGATCGGCCGCGACTACGACGTCGGCTGGGACGACGTGCTCGCTCAGACCACCCCCGGTGCCACCGTCGGACGCCCGCACATCGCCGACGCCCTCGTCGCACGCGGCCTCGCGGAGACGCGCAGCGAGGCGTTCGCGGGCATCCTGCACTGGCGCGCCGGCTACTACCAGCCGCACTACGCCCCCGACCCGCTGCTCGCCGTCGAGCTCGTGGTCGCGGCCGGGGGAGTGCCCGTCATCGCGCATCCGGCCACCGTCAGCCGGGCGGATGTCGCCCTCGACGACCGCATGGGCGACCTCGTCGACGCCGGACTCTTCGGCCTCGAGGTCGATCACCGAGAGAACACCGTCGAGGGTCGCGCGCGGCTGCTGCGCCTCGCCGACCGCTACGGCCTCGCGCTCACCGGCTCGAGCGATTACCACGGCGAGGGCAAGCCCAACCGCCTCGGCGAGAACACCACGAGGCCCGAGGTGCTCGACCGCTTGATAGCACGCGCCACCGGCTGGAGCCCGGTCTACGCGTAG